The following proteins are encoded in a genomic region of Peromyscus eremicus chromosome 14, PerEre_H2_v1, whole genome shotgun sequence:
- the Gphb5 gene encoding glycoprotein hormone beta-5 — MKLAYLVLGAMTLLLLGGCDSVLSTSSGNLHTFVGCAVREFTFLAKKPGCRGLRITTDACWGRCETWEKPILEPPYIEAHHRVCTYNETKQVTVKLPNCAPGVDPFYTYPVAVRCDCGACSTDTTECETI, encoded by the exons ATGAAGCTGGCATACCTTGTCCTTGGTGCCATGACCCTCCTTCTTCTGGGTGGCTGTGACTCTGTCCTCAGCACCTCCAGTGGGAACCTGCACACTTTCGTGGGCTGTGCTGTGAGGGAGTTCACTTTCCTGGCCAAGAAGCCAGGTTGCAGAGGACTTCGGATCACCACTGATGCCTGCTGGGGCCGCTGCGAGACCTGGGAG AAACCCATCCTGGAGCCTCCCTACATCGAAGCCCATCACCGAGTCTGTACCTACAACGAGACCAAGCAGGTGACTGTCAAGCTGCCTAATTGTGCTCCAGGAGTCGATCCCTTCTACACCTACCCGGTGGCTGTCCGGTGTGATTGCGGGGCGTGTTCCACCGACACCACCGAGTGTGAGACCATCTGA